Below is a genomic region from Spirosoma radiotolerans.
TCGAACCAACTGGAATTTCCCTAACCTTGCAGACAATTTCAGATGACGAACTACCCTATTATGTTCATGTTAGGCATTTAATAGCCCGGATTTTGAGTAAGTACTCCCTGACCACTTAAATCGATCTGACGCTGTGGTATTGGGTAATAATCTTTAGTGCCCGCCACAAATTTACCACCCCGGATGTCAGTCGTAATGGTCGATTCATATTGAAAGAAAGCATTCAGTGTCTTCTCAGCAGTACCCCATCGAACCAAATCAAAGAAACGGTGCCCTTCCATACCCAGCTCGAGTTTCCGTTCCAGATAAATGGCTTTTAAGGCATAATCTTTGCCCCGCGCGGCAAAAGTGCCAGCCGGGTACTGAGCAACAGAATAATTGGCGGCCGGTGTCGTAGAAAATCCAGCGAGCGGATCGGCGTCATTATTGTATTTATACACCCAGCCCTCCTTATTAGCAGCCCGTTTGCGTACCAGATTTACGTACTCCTGAGCTTTATTGAAATTACCAATCTGTGCTTCAGCTTCAGCTGCCATTAAGAGCACATCCGAGAACCGAATCAGCATGGTGTTAATCGCACTACCTGGTGCCCAACTATTCTGATCCGAATACTGCGCCTGCGTGGCTCGCCAGTAAATATTCTTTTTGGGACCATAAGGGCCGCCATAACTCTGCGCCCGGACCCAATCCTGTCCTGGATGAAGGCCCCAATCCAAATAGGGCAATCCCCGACGACCAACCGTCCAATCTAAACGCGGATCTACCGGTCCCGTATCTGGCGTAAATGCCTGAGCCGAAGTAAGACCCATATCATTTTTAATCGGATGCAAATTGTAGTCATCCAGATAGGGTAAGCCGTTAGCGTCGGTTCGGAATGAATTAACCAGATCCTGCGTCGGTTGGTAAAATCCGCAACAGCTGAATGGCCCATTATACGGGAAATTTAACATATCGCCCTGATTGGCATTGGCAATAGTATTTGTTCCATCGTTCGCTACATTCTGAATAGCAAATACTGATTCCGGACCATTTTCAGTAGCCGGATTGAAGTTATCGAAAAACTTAGGGAGCAACCCATAAGCAAGGCCATTTGTTGTTTTCCCCTGGCTGATGACCTGGGTAAAGATCGTTTGAGCTTCTGTGTACTTATGCTCATATAGGAACGTTTTCGCTAAATAAGCTCCAGCCGCCCATTTGTTCGCCCGTGAAACGTCTGACTGGCCTTCTGGTAAGTTAGTAAAGGCGTATTGAAAATCCGCTTCGATTTTAGGCCAGATATCGGCTGTGTTCGGTTGATTTAAATCCGTAGTCATTTCGTCTATCCAGGGGACTTTATTAAACATTTTCTTTAGGTCGAAGTAATAATGCGCCCGTAAAAAGCGTGCCTGAGCTTCGATGTTAGTGCGATCGGCAGCTGTCA
It encodes:
- a CDS encoding RagB/SusD family nutrient uptake outer membrane protein: MKRFSYVFIIKTTLLLSVISYSCKDDFLKQPALGALSDQVLTDAKGVQALLVAAYAALDGQASDATAFGGGGAWEASPDNWIYGSLAGGEAHKGSDGSDQASIDPIAKFSADASNGFFNSKWKAVYEGVTRANTVLRLLKGVTNLTAADRTNIEAQARFLRAHYYFDLKKMFNKVPWIDEMTTDLNQPNTADIWPKIEADFQYAFTNLPEGQSDVSRANKWAAGAYLAKTFLYEHKYTEAQTIFTQVISQGKTTNGLAYGLLPKFFDNFNPATENGPESVFAIQNVANDGTNTIANANQGDMLNFPYNGPFSCCGFYQPTQDLVNSFRTDANGLPYLDDYNLHPIKNDMGLTSAQAFTPDTGPVDPRLDWTVGRRGLPYLDWGLHPGQDWVRAQSYGGPYGPKKNIYWRATQAQYSDQNSWAPGSAINTMLIRFSDVLLMAAEAEAQIGNFNKAQEYVNLVRKRAANKEGWVYKYNNDADPLAGFSTTPAANYSVAQYPAGTFAARGKDYALKAIYLERKLELGMEGHRFFDLVRWGTAEKTLNAFFQYESTITTDIRGGKFVAGTKDYYPIPQRQIDLSGQGVLTQNPGY